A genomic stretch from Bosea sp. F3-2 includes:
- a CDS encoding ExeM/NucH family extracellular endonuclease, with protein sequence MNLAASGATGDIGTVPAAVPVLAGQTTASFSVATIDDAVAEPDESFSITATLGASSQSASATIVNNDGTPITLISAVQGAGLASTMVGKTVTVEAIVVGDFQNGDADGARNLGGFWLQEEASDSDGNALTSEGIFVSYASLGVDVKVGDKVSVTGVIAENFGNTELNASSVTIVQAGAIADVNSMAAEIDLPSVGVQRASNGTYVADLEAYEGMLVRFSETLTITEQYNLDQFGEIRLTQGGRPNSYTVGHEASVSGYDAHLRDIASRSVTFDDGRSIPNPNLDNTVVDGDYNATTAPRMGDTITGLTGVLDYDFNQFRVHAIENGPGINDVVSANPRPESFPDVGGTLKIASFNVLNYFTTLDNGQLTANGFEPRGAETQGEFDRQTAKLVNTILKLDADVLGLMELENNFIEGSSGNAIDYLVDQLNSVSGSYKFDWVRPGQDFVGGDAIAVGFIYDVTSVRVSFDTEIAILDDSDVSSELLGQSTLGHIFNGANTSRAAVAVTFEELATGGEFTAVVNHFKSKGGSGTGEDADIKDGNGGWNNQRELAAKALVDWLGTDPTGSHDQDVLILGDLNAYAKEDPIDVLVNAGYTDQGAGNYGYVFDGQKGSLDHVLTNGSLSAQVTGVADWHINADEADAVDYQLNFNADLTTNERDPAIFNPAVIARVSDHDPIIVGLDLTEEPVSTPAFTLQLLHFSDGEAGLLAGQTAKNLAALVDAFDDDFANTLILSGGDNFLPGPFIAAGTDPSARAAINAATGSTIAVGTNQPIAAADIAILNAIGIDASTIGNHDFDLGSRVLRDAIAPGSVAGWNGANFAYLSSNLDFSADTDLNPRYANTVGNGATPTVDIDTLNGRIAPAAVVTKGGEKIGLIGATTQILERISSPTGTEVKGFLGDGAEVDDMDLLASQLQPIIDEMIAEGINKIIVQSHLQQIQNEQLLATKLRGVDIILAGGSNTRLGDADDVAENFPGHSAEFDGQYPIVTAGADGKPTLIVNTDGEYTYLGRLVVDFDAEGNVIVDNLAGDTAINGAYAATDKNVAEAWGTTVDNLENTAFAEGSKGDKVRDVTDAVQSVITVKDGTVYGYTEVYLEGERALIRNQETNLGSLSADANADALRDALGTDAPAFVVSLKNGGGVRSQIGTVSDPDPVTGQVDKLPPPANAATGKAEGGVSQLDIENSLRFNNKLMAFDTTAQGLKAILEHGVAVLGNQGRFPQIGGIAFSYDPDLPAGSRVSDIALVAEDGTRIALYDNGVLQAGVPAKITVITLSFLANGGDSYPMKVNGENFRYLLADGGLSGPVDESLDFTAAAVVAANTPTGSTLLGEQQAFAEYMQEFHGTKQTAYDVADTPMELDQRIQNLNVRQDTVLDDAVELPVGTDGDDVLVGMSWSETILAGLGDDEVSGRGGNDVIDGGEGDDTLSGDEGDDIFKGGAGDDALFGGVGNDVLSGGAGDDLLDGGAGIDTADYSDDTVGVTVDLAAGTASGDKAGEDELVSIETVIGGSGNDTLIGDGADNRLVGGLGDDVLKGGAGNDLLDGGAGDDVIEGGAGDDIILAGLGDDVIDGGAGFDTLDLSAATGPVTVNFAAGKVSGAGIGSDSFSNIEKLLFGAGNDTVIGGNGDDAFDGGAGNDTLKGGAGNDTLWGGAGDDLLDGGSGDDQVFGGVGNDTIKAGSGIDHVEGGEGDDVIDAGSGDDTVLGGAGNDVIDGGSGNDRIEGGAGDDILTGGSGHDAFVFAVGFGKDTITDFRTSGSSADLLEFSIGVFADFETAMDAAEQIGADTVISIDADTTVTLKGVQLSSLAQDDFRFV encoded by the coding sequence GTGAACCTTGCTGCCTCCGGCGCGACCGGCGACATCGGCACGGTTCCCGCTGCGGTCCCTGTCCTCGCCGGCCAGACCACCGCAAGCTTCAGCGTGGCGACGATCGACGACGCCGTTGCGGAGCCCGATGAGAGCTTCTCGATCACCGCGACCCTGGGTGCCTCCTCCCAATCGGCGAGCGCGACCATCGTCAACAATGACGGCACCCCGATCACCCTGATCAGCGCCGTGCAGGGCGCCGGCCTCGCCAGCACGATGGTCGGCAAGACCGTCACGGTCGAGGCCATCGTCGTCGGCGACTTCCAGAACGGCGACGCCGATGGCGCACGCAACCTCGGCGGCTTCTGGCTGCAGGAGGAGGCGAGCGACTCCGACGGCAACGCCCTGACCTCCGAAGGCATCTTCGTGTCCTATGCCAGCCTGGGCGTCGACGTGAAGGTCGGCGACAAGGTCAGCGTCACCGGCGTAATCGCCGAGAATTTCGGCAATACCGAGCTCAACGCCTCCTCTGTCACAATCGTCCAGGCCGGCGCCATCGCCGACGTGAACAGCATGGCGGCCGAGATCGACCTGCCGAGCGTCGGTGTGCAGAGGGCCTCGAACGGCACCTATGTCGCCGATCTCGAAGCTTATGAGGGCATGCTCGTCCGCTTCTCCGAGACGCTCACCATCACCGAGCAGTACAATCTCGACCAGTTCGGCGAGATCCGGCTGACTCAGGGCGGGCGCCCGAACTCCTACACCGTCGGCCATGAGGCCAGCGTCTCCGGCTACGACGCGCATCTGCGCGACATCGCCTCGCGCTCGGTCACCTTCGATGACGGCCGCAGCATCCCCAACCCGAACCTCGACAACACCGTCGTCGACGGCGACTACAACGCCACCACCGCGCCGCGTATGGGCGACACGATCACCGGCCTCACTGGCGTGCTCGACTACGACTTCAACCAGTTCCGCGTCCATGCGATCGAGAACGGGCCGGGCATCAACGATGTCGTCTCGGCCAATCCGCGTCCGGAGAGCTTCCCGGATGTCGGCGGCACGCTGAAGATCGCGAGCTTCAACGTGCTCAACTACTTCACCACCCTCGACAATGGTCAGCTCACGGCGAACGGCTTCGAGCCGCGTGGCGCCGAGACGCAAGGAGAGTTCGACCGGCAGACCGCCAAGCTGGTCAATACCATCCTCAAGCTCGATGCCGATGTGCTCGGGCTGATGGAGCTCGAGAACAACTTCATCGAGGGCTCGAGCGGCAACGCGATCGACTATCTGGTCGATCAGCTCAACAGCGTCTCCGGTTCGTATAAGTTCGACTGGGTTCGCCCGGGCCAGGACTTCGTCGGCGGCGACGCGATCGCGGTCGGCTTCATCTACGACGTCACTTCGGTACGCGTCTCCTTCGATACGGAAATCGCGATCCTCGACGACAGCGATGTCTCGTCCGAGCTTCTGGGCCAGAGCACGCTCGGCCACATCTTCAACGGGGCGAACACCAGCCGCGCAGCGGTTGCGGTGACCTTCGAGGAGCTCGCCACCGGCGGCGAGTTCACTGCTGTGGTCAACCACTTCAAGTCGAAGGGCGGCTCCGGCACCGGTGAGGACGCCGACATCAAGGACGGCAATGGCGGCTGGAACAACCAGCGCGAGCTTGCCGCCAAGGCGCTGGTCGACTGGCTCGGCACCGATCCGACCGGATCGCATGATCAGGATGTGCTCATCCTCGGCGACCTCAACGCCTATGCGAAGGAGGACCCGATCGATGTGCTGGTCAATGCCGGCTACACCGACCAGGGCGCCGGCAATTATGGCTACGTCTTCGACGGCCAGAAGGGCTCTCTCGACCACGTCCTGACCAATGGCAGCCTCTCGGCTCAGGTCACCGGGGTCGCCGACTGGCACATCAACGCCGATGAGGCGGACGCCGTCGACTACCAGCTCAATTTCAACGCCGACCTCACCACCAACGAGCGCGATCCCGCGATCTTCAATCCCGCGGTGATCGCCCGCGTCTCCGATCACGATCCGATCATCGTCGGGCTCGATCTGACGGAGGAACCCGTGTCTACGCCTGCCTTCACGCTTCAACTCCTGCATTTCTCCGATGGCGAAGCCGGCCTGCTCGCCGGCCAGACCGCCAAGAACCTCGCCGCCCTCGTCGATGCCTTCGATGACGATTTCGCCAACACGCTGATCCTCTCCGGCGGCGACAACTTCCTGCCGGGTCCGTTCATCGCCGCCGGGACCGACCCGTCCGCGCGCGCTGCGATCAATGCCGCGACCGGCTCGACCATCGCCGTGGGCACCAATCAGCCGATCGCCGCCGCCGATATCGCCATCTTGAACGCGATCGGCATCGACGCCTCCACCATCGGCAACCATGATTTCGATCTCGGCTCCAGGGTGCTGCGGGATGCGATCGCGCCCGGCTCCGTCGCCGGATGGAACGGCGCCAACTTCGCTTATCTCTCGTCCAATCTCGACTTCTCGGCCGATACCGACCTCAACCCGCGCTACGCGAACACGGTCGGCAATGGCGCGACGCCGACTGTCGATATCGACACGCTGAACGGCCGCATCGCGCCGGCCGCTGTCGTCACCAAGGGCGGCGAGAAGATCGGCCTGATCGGCGCCACCACCCAGATCCTCGAGCGCATCTCCTCGCCGACCGGCACCGAGGTGAAGGGCTTTCTCGGCGACGGCGCCGAGGTCGACGACATGGACCTGCTGGCGAGCCAGTTGCAGCCGATCATCGATGAGATGATCGCGGAGGGCATCAACAAGATCATCGTTCAGTCGCATCTGCAGCAGATCCAGAACGAGCAGCTGCTCGCCACCAAGCTGCGCGGCGTCGACATCATCCTGGCCGGCGGCTCCAACACCCGGCTGGGCGACGCCGACGACGTGGCCGAGAACTTTCCGGGCCATAGCGCCGAATTCGACGGGCAGTATCCGATCGTCACCGCTGGCGCCGACGGCAAGCCGACCCTGATCGTCAACACGGACGGCGAATACACCTATCTCGGCCGGCTCGTGGTCGATTTCGATGCAGAGGGCAACGTCATCGTTGACAATCTCGCGGGTGACACCGCGATCAACGGCGCCTATGCGGCGACCGATAAGAACGTCGCGGAAGCCTGGGGCACGACCGTCGACAACCTCGAGAACACGGCCTTCGCCGAAGGCAGCAAGGGCGACAAGGTCCGCGACGTGACCGATGCGGTCCAGTCGGTGATCACCGTCAAGGACGGCACGGTCTATGGTTACACCGAGGTCTATCTCGAAGGTGAGCGGGCCCTCATCCGCAACCAGGAGACCAATCTCGGCAGCCTCTCGGCGGATGCGAACGCCGACGCCCTGCGCGATGCGCTCGGGACCGATGCCCCGGCCTTCGTCGTCTCACTGAAGAACGGCGGCGGCGTGCGCTCGCAGATCGGCACGGTCTCCGATCCGGACCCGGTCACCGGCCAGGTCGACAAGCTGCCGCCGCCCGCCAATGCGGCGACCGGCAAGGCCGAGGGCGGTGTCTCGCAGCTCGACATCGAGAACTCGCTGCGCTTCAACAACAAGCTGATGGCCTTCGACACCACCGCTCAGGGCCTCAAGGCCATCCTCGAGCACGGCGTCGCAGTGCTCGGCAACCAGGGCCGCTTTCCGCAGATCGGCGGCATCGCCTTCTCCTACGATCCGGACCTGCCGGCCGGCAGCCGCGTCTCCGACATCGCGCTGGTCGCCGAGGACGGCACCAGGATCGCGCTCTATGACAACGGCGTGCTGCAGGCGGGCGTTCCGGCCAAGATCACCGTGATCACGCTGAGCTTCCTCGCCAATGGCGGTGACAGCTACCCGATGAAGGTCAATGGCGAGAACTTCCGTTATCTGCTGGCGGATGGCGGCCTCTCCGGCCCTGTCGATGAATCGCTCGACTTCACGGCGGCGGCGGTGGTCGCGGCCAACACGCCGACAGGCTCGACGCTGCTCGGCGAGCAGCAGGCCTTCGCCGAATACATGCAGGAGTTCCACGGCACCAAGCAGACGGCCTACGACGTCGCGGACACGCCGATGGAGCTCGACCAGCGCATCCAGAACCTGAATGTCCGCCAGGACACGGTGCTGGACGATGCCGTGGAGTTGCCGGTCGGTACGGATGGCGACGATGTGCTGGTCGGCATGTCGTGGAGCGAGACGATCCTCGCGGGTCTTGGCGACGACGAGGTGTCCGGCCGCGGCGGCAATGACGTAATCGATGGCGGCGAAGGCGACGATACGCTGTCCGGTGATGAGGGCGACGACATCTTCAAGGGTGGCGCCGGCGACGACGCGCTCTTCGGCGGTGTCGGCAACGATGTCCTGAGCGGCGGCGCGGGCGATGACCTGCTCGATGGCGGCGCCGGCATCGACACGGCCGACTACTCCGACGATACCGTCGGCGTGACGGTCGATCTCGCGGCCGGTACGGCCTCGGGCGACAAGGCGGGCGAGGACGAGCTCGTCTCGATCGAGACCGTCATCGGTGGTTCCGGCAACGACACCCTGATCGGCGACGGCGCTGACAACCGCCTCGTCGGCGGCCTCGGCGACGACGTGCTGAAGGGCGGCGCCGGCAACGACCTGCTCGATGGTGGCGCAGGCGATGACGTGATCGAGGGCGGCGCGGGCGACGACATCATCCTCGCCGGCCTCGGCGACGACGTCATCGACGGCGGCGCGGGCTTCGATACGCTCGACCTCTCGGCGGCGACGGGCCCGGTTACCGTCAATTTCGCGGCGGGCAAGGTCTCCGGCGCGGGCATCGGCTCCGACAGCTTCAGCAATATCGAGAAGCTGCTCTTCGGCGCGGGCAACGACACCGTCATCGGCGGCAATGGCGACGATGCCTTCGACGGCGGCGCCGGCAACGACACGCTCAAGGGCGGTGCCGGCAACGACACGTTGTGGGGTGGCGCGGGCGACGACCTCCTGGATGGTGGCTCGGGTGACGATCAGGTCTTCGGCGGCGTCGGCAACGACACGATCAAGGCCGGCTCCGGCATCGACCATGTCGAGGGCGGCGAAGGCGACGACGTGATCGATGCCGGCTCGGGTGACGACACCGTCCTCGGCGGTGCCGGCAATGACGTCATCGACGGCGGCTCGGGCAATGATCGCATCGAGGGCGGCGCGGGCGACGACATCCTGACCGGCGGCTCCGGCCACGACGCCTTCGTCTTCGCCGTCGGCTTCGGCAAGGACACGATCACCGACTTCCGGACGAGCGGTTCCAGCGCCGACCTGCTGGAGTTCTCGATCGGCGTCTTCGCCGACTTCGAGACGGCCATGGACGCAGCCGAGCAGATCGGCGCCGACACGGTGATCTCGATCGACGCCGACACCACGGTGACCCTCAAGGGCGTGCAGCTGTCGAGCCTCGCTCAGGACGACTTCCGCTTCGTCTGA
- a CDS encoding substrate-binding domain-containing protein gives MERPTATTRDVAARAGCSTATVSRVVTGHGPVSAEMQKRVVDAALDLGFPLQQAGNRRRPVLGVLVPSLTNPVFAGAVAGIEQRARASELSIIIGQSNYDTAQELSVATALIAERPVGLIMTVCDPLTSEAFTRVQRQELPAATIYNEDVPEGFGAVSVDNRAAMRRLTEELLSLGHRSILFVGGRFSSSDRAAHRYRGYCDAVEAVGGRPLQPMQVDFIDAVQDVDLTGAFAAHGPTAVVVSNDMLAVTVIASLRRMGLSVPQDVSVTGFDGIDLARHVFPRLTTITQPSRAMGVLAASLVLDVAAGRRRPQHIRADFTFASGETIGPAPCRPAAASSTFTTGNRNP, from the coding sequence ATGGAACGACCGACGGCCACGACCCGGGATGTCGCCGCGCGCGCCGGCTGCTCGACGGCGACGGTCAGCCGCGTCGTCACCGGGCACGGCCCGGTGAGTGCGGAGATGCAGAAGCGGGTGGTCGACGCCGCTCTCGATCTGGGCTTTCCGCTCCAGCAGGCGGGCAACCGGCGGCGGCCCGTTCTCGGCGTCCTGGTGCCGAGCCTCACCAATCCGGTCTTCGCGGGAGCTGTCGCCGGCATCGAGCAGCGCGCCCGCGCGAGCGAGCTATCGATCATCATCGGCCAGTCCAACTACGACACCGCGCAGGAACTCTCGGTCGCCACGGCGCTGATCGCGGAGCGCCCGGTCGGCCTCATCATGACGGTCTGCGACCCGCTGACGAGCGAGGCCTTCACCCGCGTCCAGCGGCAGGAGCTGCCGGCGGCGACGATCTACAACGAGGACGTGCCCGAGGGCTTCGGTGCCGTATCCGTCGACAATCGCGCCGCAATGCGCCGGCTGACGGAAGAGCTACTTTCCCTCGGCCATCGCTCGATCCTGTTCGTCGGGGGACGCTTTTCATCGTCCGACCGCGCGGCTCATCGCTACCGCGGCTATTGCGACGCTGTCGAGGCGGTCGGGGGACGGCCATTGCAGCCCATGCAGGTCGATTTCATCGACGCGGTGCAGGATGTCGATCTGACCGGCGCCTTCGCAGCTCATGGGCCGACGGCGGTCGTCGTCTCCAACGACATGCTCGCCGTGACGGTGATCGCGTCGCTGCGCCGCATGGGGCTGTCGGTGCCCCAGGACGTTTCGGTCACCGGCTTCGACGGCATCGACCTTGCCCGGCATGTCTTTCCGCGACTGACGACGATCACCCAGCCGTCCCGCGCGATGGGCGTGCTTGCGGCGTCGCTGGTCCTCGACGTCGCAGCCGGGCGACGGCGCCCGCAGCACATCCGGGCGGATTTCACCTTCGCCTCCGGCGAAACCATCGGACCGGCTCCGTGCCGGCCGGCCGCGGCCTCCTCCACCTTCACGACCGGGAACAGGAACCCATGA
- a CDS encoding extracellular solute-binding protein gives MKRTLLSACLAALASTFLLAAAPARAADVVCYNCPPEWANWGEMLKTIKADLGVEIPGDNKNSGQAVAQIIAEKASPVADIAYLGINAGISAADQNLVEAWKPSRFAEIPQGLKDAEGRWWTIHQGTLGFFVNIDALKGVKAPACWADLKKPEYNGLVGYLDPTSAAVGYVSSVAANLALGGSLDNFTPAIDYFKALAANGAIVTKQTSYARAVSGEIPILLDYDFNAYRAKYTEQGKFAFVLPCEGTVSFPYVMTLVKGAPHQETAKKVLDYLLSDKGQLFWTKAYLRPALPVEMPKDIAEKFLPASEYERAKAVDWGRAQAAQKAYSQRYLAEVR, from the coding sequence ATGAAACGCACCCTTCTTTCCGCCTGCCTCGCGGCGTTGGCCAGCACCTTCCTGCTCGCCGCCGCTCCGGCTCGGGCCGCCGACGTCGTCTGCTACAATTGCCCGCCCGAATGGGCCAATTGGGGCGAGATGCTGAAGACCATCAAGGCCGATCTCGGTGTCGAGATTCCCGGCGACAACAAGAATTCCGGACAGGCGGTCGCCCAGATCATCGCCGAAAAGGCGAGCCCCGTCGCCGACATCGCCTATCTCGGGATCAACGCCGGCATTTCCGCCGCGGACCAGAATCTGGTCGAGGCCTGGAAGCCGAGCCGCTTCGCCGAGATTCCGCAAGGGTTGAAGGATGCCGAAGGCCGCTGGTGGACCATCCATCAAGGCACGCTGGGCTTCTTCGTCAACATCGACGCGCTCAAGGGGGTCAAGGCTCCTGCCTGCTGGGCCGATCTGAAGAAGCCCGAATATAACGGCCTCGTCGGCTATCTCGATCCGACCTCGGCTGCCGTCGGCTACGTCTCGTCGGTGGCCGCCAATCTGGCGCTCGGCGGCTCCCTCGACAATTTCACGCCGGCGATCGACTACTTCAAGGCGCTCGCTGCCAACGGCGCGATCGTCACCAAGCAGACTTCCTATGCCCGTGCCGTCTCCGGCGAGATCCCGATCCTGCTCGACTACGACTTCAACGCCTATCGCGCCAAATACACCGAGCAGGGCAAGTTCGCCTTCGTCCTGCCCTGCGAGGGCACCGTCAGCTTCCCCTATGTCATGACGCTGGTGAAGGGCGCCCCGCATCAGGAGACCGCCAAGAAGGTGCTCGACTACCTGCTCTCGGACAAGGGCCAGCTCTTCTGGACCAAGGCCTATCTGCGGCCGGCCCTGCCGGTCGAGATGCCGAAGGACATCGCCGAGAAGTTCCTGCCGGCGAGCGAATACGAGCGCGCCAAGGCTGTCGACTGGGGCCGAGCCCAGGCCGCCCAGAAGGCCTATTCGCAGCGCTATCTCGCGGAAGTCCGGTAA
- a CDS encoding ABC transporter permease subunit has product MQNRRFDILLLLPLAIFTSAFLILPLARLTVAAGEGEQGLMAFLAIVTEARYRTSLIATLLLAILTTVATLALATVAAQTLANRRFAGRGLLLSLLTFPLAFPGVVVGFMVILLGGRLGLVGSATKAVVGTNLVFAYSLVGLFLGYIYFSMPRVLLTILAAAEKLDPSLVEAARSLGAGPVAIQRDVVLPALFPAMYTGGALCFATAMGAFGTAFTLATNIDVVPMLIYTEFTLATNAAMAAAISIGLGLMTWAVLAIARNRAMRDVGAN; this is encoded by the coding sequence GTGCAAAACCGGCGCTTCGATATCCTGCTGCTCTTGCCGTTGGCGATCTTCACATCGGCCTTCCTGATCCTGCCGCTCGCCCGCCTGACTGTAGCGGCCGGCGAGGGCGAACAGGGGCTCATGGCCTTCCTCGCCATCGTCACGGAGGCCCGCTACCGGACGAGCCTGATCGCGACGCTGCTGCTTGCGATCCTGACCACGGTCGCGACACTGGCGCTGGCGACGGTCGCCGCGCAAACGCTGGCCAACCGGCGCTTTGCCGGCCGCGGACTGCTCCTGTCGCTGCTCACCTTTCCGCTCGCCTTTCCCGGCGTCGTCGTCGGCTTCATGGTGATCCTGCTCGGCGGGCGCCTCGGCCTCGTCGGCAGCGCCACCAAGGCGGTGGTGGGAACCAACCTCGTCTTCGCCTATTCGCTGGTCGGACTCTTCCTCGGATACATCTATTTCTCCATGCCCCGCGTGCTGCTGACCATCCTGGCGGCGGCAGAAAAGCTCGATCCCTCGCTGGTGGAGGCCGCGCGCTCGCTTGGCGCCGGACCGGTCGCGATCCAGCGCGATGTGGTGCTGCCCGCGCTGTTTCCGGCCATGTATACCGGCGGCGCGCTCTGCTTCGCGACCGCCATGGGCGCCTTCGGCACGGCCTTCACGCTCGCCACGAACATCGATGTCGTGCCGATGCTGATCTATACCGAGTTCACTTTGGCGACCAACGCCGCCATGGCGGCGGCGATCTCGATCGGGCTCGGCCTGATGACCTGGGCCGTGCTCGCCATCGCCCGCAACCGCGCCATGCGCGATGTCGGGGCCAACTGA
- a CDS encoding ABC transporter permease subunit — translation MRLRWTSAAGIAITALLTLFLILPVLLSVFAGLSRSYARGLSAGLTLDWVIQVWGLYADTIARSLVVALATLALTLIIGVPGAYALVRRGGRLARVVEEVVTLPVAIPGLALALALILAYGGFGAFRQSTLFIIVGHVLFTLPFMMRAVIAVLETIDWKVLDEGAASLGAPAWRRFFDVILPNVRQGVLAGALTVVTLSIGEFNLTWMTHTPMTKTLPVGLADAYASMRLEIASAYTLVFLVMIIPLLVGLQLVAGLTEKRSRP, via the coding sequence ATGCGGCTACGTTGGACCTCTGCGGCCGGCATCGCGATCACGGCGCTGCTGACCCTGTTCCTGATCCTGCCGGTGCTCCTGTCGGTCTTCGCCGGCCTGAGCCGGAGCTATGCGCGCGGCCTGTCCGCCGGCCTGACCCTGGACTGGGTCATCCAGGTCTGGGGGCTCTACGCCGACACCATCGCGCGTAGCCTCGTCGTGGCGCTGGCGACGCTGGCTCTGACGCTGATCATCGGCGTGCCCGGGGCCTATGCGCTGGTGCGGCGCGGCGGCCGCCTCGCCCGCGTGGTGGAGGAGGTGGTGACGCTGCCGGTCGCGATCCCGGGACTTGCCCTCGCGCTGGCGCTGATCCTGGCCTATGGCGGCTTCGGCGCGTTTCGCCAATCGACGCTGTTCATCATCGTCGGGCATGTCCTGTTCACGCTGCCTTTCATGATGCGGGCGGTCATCGCCGTCCTCGAAACCATCGACTGGAAGGTGCTGGACGAGGGCGCCGCCAGCCTCGGCGCCCCGGCCTGGCGGCGCTTCTTCGACGTGATCCTGCCGAATGTCCGGCAAGGTGTCTTGGCCGGCGCGCTGACCGTCGTCACGCTCTCGATCGGCGAGTTCAACCTGACCTGGATGACGCATACGCCGATGACCAAGACGCTGCCGGTCGGGCTGGCCGACGCCTATGCCTCGATGCGCCTCGAGATCGCCTCGGCCTACACCCTTGTCTTTCTCGTCATGATCATTCCCCTGCTCGTCGGCCTTCAGCTCGTGGCCGGCCTTACCGAAAAGCGATCCCGGCCATGA
- a CDS encoding ABC transporter ATP-binding protein — MTSTKPGAPRRGAAITTRQLSKTFHGVTVLQPTDLTVQAGEILVLLGPSGCGKTTLLRLIAGLERPDGPDMIRFDGEDVSGVPIEKRNVGMVFQSYALFPNMTVAENVAYGLKVRKVPRAKREAETRRLLTLVGLGDYAERRIAAISGGQRQRTALARALAIKPRVLLLDEPLAALDAVLRERLRIEIGALLREFGITAIYVTHDQAEAMAIGDRIAVMQRGRIAQIDKPQVIYHRPADAFVADFVGTMNRLTGPVRNGVLSIAGGPTRAQLPIGGVDRETTLCFRPEAARLSDGAGAILSRVTASTFFGATQRLVVEVAAGQTLQIDLSSNLSFNPGQTVAFDVDPRSFIEFAQQA, encoded by the coding sequence ATGACCTCGACCAAACCCGGCGCGCCGCGCCGCGGTGCCGCCATCACGACGCGGCAGCTCAGCAAGACCTTCCATGGCGTGACGGTGCTGCAACCGACGGACCTCACGGTGCAGGCCGGAGAGATCCTGGTGCTGCTCGGGCCTTCCGGCTGCGGCAAGACCACCCTCCTGCGGCTCATCGCCGGGCTGGAGCGGCCGGATGGGCCGGACATGATCCGCTTCGACGGCGAGGATGTCTCGGGAGTGCCGATCGAGAAGCGCAATGTCGGCATGGTCTTCCAGTCCTATGCGCTGTTTCCGAACATGACGGTGGCCGAGAACGTCGCCTATGGGCTGAAGGTCCGGAAGGTGCCGCGGGCCAAGCGCGAGGCCGAGACCCGGCGGCTGCTGACGCTGGTCGGGCTCGGGGATTATGCCGAGCGCCGCATCGCCGCCATCTCCGGCGGCCAGCGCCAGCGCACGGCGCTGGCCCGCGCACTGGCCATCAAGCCGCGCGTGCTGCTCCTCGACGAGCCGCTGGCGGCGCTCGACGCGGTGTTGCGCGAACGGCTGCGCATCGAGATCGGCGCGTTGCTGCGGGAGTTCGGCATCACTGCCATCTATGTGACGCATGACCAGGCAGAAGCCATGGCGATCGGCGACCGCATCGCGGTGATGCAGCGTGGCCGGATTGCCCAGATCGACAAGCCGCAAGTCATCTATCATCGGCCGGCCGACGCCTTCGTCGCCGATTTCGTCGGCACCATGAACCGCCTGACCGGGCCGGTCCGCAACGGCGTGCTCTCCATCGCAGGCGGCCCGACGCGCGCGCAACTCCCCATCGGCGGGGTGGATCGCGAGACGACGCTCTGCTTCCGGCCGGAGGCTGCACGGCTGAGCGATGGTGCCGGCGCGATCCTGTCCCGCGTCACGGCCTCGACCTTCTTCGGCGCGACGCAGCGCCTCGTCGTCGAGGTCGCAGCCGGCCAGACGCTGCAGATCGACCTGTCGTCGAACCTGTCCTTCAACCCGGGCCAGACCGTCGCTTTCGACGTCGATCCCCGGTCCTTCATCGAATTTGCACAACAGGCCTGA
- a CDS encoding phosphodiesterase — MLIAQISDLHARPRGVPAYGISETNLYAEHAIQALLRLEPRPDCVLVTGDLADCGLDEEYALVRELFARLPMPVYAVPGNHDRREPFRLAFRDRDFLSETGFLNFAVTCGSVRIVGLDSLVVGESHGELASETIAFLEQTLAAAPETPTLVMLHHPPFDTGIGHMDRTRLRTGVTELERLVAANPQVKRLLCGHVHRSIQTVFGGTLCQIAPSVGHQVTLDLRSQAPSCFMLEPPEFLLHRFTGDGVVTHTAKIDRAPGPFPFVLPDDYPGRKPAAAM, encoded by the coding sequence ATGCTCATCGCCCAGATCTCGGATCTGCACGCCCGGCCCCGCGGCGTCCCCGCCTACGGCATTTCGGAAACCAATCTCTATGCCGAGCATGCGATTCAGGCGCTGCTGCGGCTCGAGCCGCGCCCCGATTGCGTGCTCGTCACCGGGGATCTAGCCGATTGCGGCCTCGACGAGGAATACGCGCTGGTCCGGGAGCTGTTCGCCCGCCTGCCCATGCCGGTCTATGCGGTGCCCGGGAACCACGACCGGCGCGAGCCTTTCCGCCTCGCTTTCCGCGACCGGGACTTCCTGTCCGAGACGGGCTTCCTCAACTTCGCCGTGACCTGTGGCTCCGTCCGCATCGTCGGCCTCGACAGCCTGGTCGTCGGCGAGAGCCATGGCGAGCTTGCGTCCGAAACCATTGCTTTCCTGGAGCAGACGCTTGCCGCCGCACCGGAAACGCCGACGCTGGTGATGCTGCACCATCCGCCCTTCGACACCGGTATCGGGCATATGGACCGGACGCGCTTGCGCACGGGCGTGACCGAGCTCGAACGCCTCGTCGCCGCCAACCCGCAGGTGAAGCGGCTGCTCTGCGGCCATGTGCATCGTTCGATCCAGACCGTCTTCGGCGGCACGTTGTGCCAGATCGCTCCCTCGGTCGGCCATCAGGTCACGCTCGACCTGCGCTCCCAGGCGCCGTCCTGCTTCATGCTGGAACCGCCTGAATTCCTGCTGCACCGTTTCACTGGGGATGGCGTGGTCACCCATACGGCGAAGATCGACCGGGCGCCGGGCCCGTTCCCCTTCGTCCTTCCGGACGACTATCCCGGCCGCAAGCCTGCCGCAGCCATGTGA